One stretch of Caloenas nicobarica isolate bCalNic1 chromosome 4, bCalNic1.hap1, whole genome shotgun sequence DNA includes these proteins:
- the LOC135988548 gene encoding general transcription factor IIE subunit 1-like codes for MAHLPSVFCTALLFLTVVQLLMEEQNIITEVPAALKRLAKYIVRGFYGVEYSLALDILIRYPCVKEDDLLQLLKYERKQLRTILNTLKADKFVKLRMRVETGPNGRSSRHNYYYINYKVLVDVVKYKLDHVRRKIEADERDSTTRSSFKCPSCSSTYTDLEVNQLFDVFTETFRCTYCNTEVEEDASALPKRDARTLLAKFNEQIEPIFVLLRETEDIVLPYDLLEPQPTEIPELSESFDQKVGSIVLESCSRPEKWANRSSSFGNMYTQNLVIDVQDSEHKKKTREKAAKEQPIWMSQSTVEGATAATNNSVGVNASEKIEESVKEAVIDNEIIKTLLIHESKSSSSTDQAPVVKSKLPESGSDTSESEEHAKHSGRAGIKAGGSNFEQEEEQETQGPILMVAGRPRLYGEVSENPELVSLMTNEEREAYIKVGQEMFQSVFE; via the exons ATGGCTCACCTCCCTTCTGTTTTTTGTACAGCACTTCTCTTCCTGACAGTGGTTCAGCTCCTGATGGAAGAGCAAAACATTATCACAGAAGTCCCAGCAGCCCTAAAGCGCCTGGCCAAATATATAGTGCGTGGTTTCTATGGAGTCGAGTACTCCCTGGCCCTCGATATACTGATCCGCTACCCCTGTGTGAAAGAGGATGACTTGTTACAGTTGCTCAAGTACGAACGTAAACAGCTGCGCACTATCCTCAACACGCTCAAGGCAGACAAGTTTGTGAAGCTGCGTATGCGAGTTGAGACAGGGCCTAATGGCAGGAGCAGTCGGCACAATTACTACTACATCAATTACAAAGTGCTGGTGGATGTGGTAAAATACAAACTGGATCATGTACGTCGGAAAATAGAAGCAGATGAGCGGGATTCAACCACCAGGTCCTCTTTTAAATGTCCATCTTGCTCCAGCACTTACACAGACCTCGAAGTCAATCAACTCTTTGATGTATTTACAG AGACTTTCCGCTGCACTTACTGCAACACTGAAGTAGAGGAAGATGCCTCAGCACTTCCAAAGCGCGATGCTAGAACCTTGCTAGCAAAATTCAATGAGCAGATCGAACCCATCTTTGTGCTGCTGCGTGAGACTGAAGATATTGTTCTGCCGTATGACTTGCTGGAGCCTCAGCCAACAGAAATACCAGAATTATCAGAAAG CTTTGATCAGAAGGTGGGTTCAATTGTGCTGGAATCCTGCAGCCGACCTGAAAAATGGGCCAACAGAAGTTCCTCTTTTGGCAATATGTACACCCAAAACTTAGTTATTGATGTCCAAGACTctgaacacaagaagaaaacaagagagaaagcAGCTAAAGAGCAACCTATCTGGATGTCACAGAGCACTGTGGAAGGAGCAACAGCAGCCACCAACAATAGTGTTG GAGTAAATGCTTCTGAGAAAATAGAAGAGAGTGTTAAAGAAGCTGTCATAGATAATGAAATCATCAAGACTCTTCTGATCCACGAATCCAAGTCATCATCTAGCACAGACCAGGCTCCTGTTGTCAAAAGCAAACTGCCTGAATCGGGCAGTGATACTAGTGAGTCTGAAGAACATGCCAAGCACTCAGGAAGAGCAGGAATCAAAGCAGGAGGCAGCAACTTTGAACAAGAGGAGGAACAGGAAACACAAGGTCCTATTTTAATGGTAGCCGGTCGACCTCGCTTGTATGGTGAAGTCAGTGAAAATCCAGAGCTTGTGTCTCTTATGACAAATGAAGAGAGAGAAGCTTATATAAAAGTAGGACAAGAAATGTTCCAGTCTGTCTTTGAATAA